One genomic segment of Flagellimonas marinaquae includes these proteins:
- the dut gene encoding dUTP diphosphatase, protein MKIKIINTSGHKLPHYETLASAGMDLRADIDSPITLKPLERAIVPTGLFMELPVGYEAQVRPRSGLAAKKGITVLNAPGTIDADYRGNVGVILVNLSNEDFIVENGERIAQMVIAKHERAEWEEVETLSETDRGEGGFGSTGTK, encoded by the coding sequence GTGAAAATTAAAATAATCAATACATCCGGCCACAAGTTGCCACATTACGAAACCCTTGCCTCGGCAGGGATGGATCTAAGGGCCGATATCGATTCGCCCATAACCTTAAAACCATTGGAACGAGCCATTGTTCCCACGGGACTGTTTATGGAACTTCCCGTAGGTTATGAGGCACAAGTACGCCCTCGTAGCGGATTGGCGGCAAAAAAAGGTATTACTGTGCTCAATGCACCAGGAACCATCGATGCCGATTATCGTGGTAATGTCGGGGTAATCTTGGTCAATTTATCCAATGAGGATTTTATTGTGGAAAATGGAGAGCGTATCGCCCAAATGGTAATTGCCAAACATGAGCGCGCCGAGTGGGAAGAAGTTGAAACACTTTCAGAAACTGATAGAGGCGAAGGTGGGTTCGGAAGTACCGGAACCAAATAA
- the trpS gene encoding tryptophan--tRNA ligase gives MARILTGIQSTGTPHLGNILGAIVPAIEMAENPKNDSFLFIADMHSLTQIKNGELLRGNTYAIAAAWLAFGLDIEKTVFYRQSDIPQTAELAWYLSCFFPYQRLTLAHSFKDKAGRLEDVNAGLFSYPMLMAADILLYDAEIVPVGKDQLQHLEITRDVASRFHNQMGETFVMPEAKVHEQTKYVPGTDGEKMSKSRDNLINLFQTDKKLRKQIMGIVTDSTPMEEPKDPSKDNVFALYKLLASPEQIEEMSANYLAGNYGYGHAKQALYELIIEKFEEPREKFEYYMNHTGEIDEALAFGAEKARKVANEVLVRVREKLGY, from the coding sequence ATGGCCAGAATTCTTACAGGAATACAAAGTACAGGCACGCCCCATTTAGGAAATATTTTAGGTGCAATTGTCCCTGCCATTGAAATGGCGGAAAACCCTAAAAACGATTCCTTCTTGTTTATTGCCGATATGCATTCGTTAACTCAAATAAAAAATGGGGAGCTGTTAAGGGGCAATACCTATGCCATTGCTGCTGCTTGGCTCGCTTTTGGCCTGGATATTGAAAAAACTGTTTTTTACAGACAGAGTGATATTCCCCAAACTGCGGAATTGGCTTGGTACTTAAGCTGCTTTTTTCCATACCAGCGACTTACTTTGGCCCATTCCTTTAAAGATAAGGCCGGCAGGCTGGAAGATGTGAACGCAGGACTTTTTTCCTATCCCATGCTAATGGCCGCGGACATATTGTTGTACGATGCAGAAATTGTTCCTGTAGGGAAAGATCAACTGCAACATTTGGAAATAACAAGGGATGTAGCTTCTCGTTTTCACAATCAGATGGGCGAAACATTTGTAATGCCCGAGGCCAAAGTCCACGAGCAGACCAAATACGTTCCAGGAACAGATGGTGAAAAAATGAGCAAAAGCCGTGACAACCTTATAAACCTTTTCCAAACCGATAAAAAATTAAGAAAACAGATCATGGGCATTGTTACGGACAGTACACCCATGGAAGAACCCAAAGATCCCAGCAAGGACAATGTGTTTGCACTGTACAAGCTTTTGGCCAGCCCAGAGCAAATCGAGGAAATGAGCGCCAATTATTTAGCGGGCAATTATGGTTACGGACACGCCAAACAAGCCTTGTACGAGCTTATTATAGAAAAGTTCGAAGAGCCCCGGGAAAAGTTTGAGTATTACATGAACCATACAGGCGAGATCGACGAGGCTTTGGCCTTTGGTGCGGAAAAAGCCCGAAAAGTGGCCAATGAGGTATTGGTCCGTGTTCGAGAAAAGTTGGGGTATTAG
- the dprA gene encoding DNA-processing protein DprA, translating to MTEPEIIAALRLQNIPNIGDVTAKKLIAHCGSPTAVFEDKMHHLLKIDGIGKVTLKGLQDTMYLEKAQEEFEFLSKQNISTSYFMDEDYPARLKHCLDGPIILFQRGNIDLKGQKLISVVGTRNVTNYGVSFCHRFIEELAPLNPVIVSGFAYGVDIAVQKAAMDHGLQTIACMAHGLDQIYPKVHAKYQTKIERNGGFMTEFWSTSQPNRENFLKRNRIIAGISEATIVIESAEKGGSLVTADLAHGYHREVFAVPGRATDKWSKGCNDLIKYQKAHILTSAAELVYLLGWEIEAEKQEKAVQKQLFVELDETEQSIYNYLQINGKQLLDTVALECNLPIFKVSSTLLNMEMKGVIRPLPGKLFEAV from the coding sequence ATGACTGAACCTGAAATTATTGCGGCTTTACGGCTGCAAAACATTCCGAATATCGGGGATGTGACCGCCAAGAAATTAATTGCACATTGTGGAAGCCCAACAGCAGTTTTTGAAGATAAAATGCATCATCTTTTAAAAATTGATGGCATTGGAAAAGTTACTTTGAAAGGTCTGCAGGACACAATGTACCTTGAAAAAGCCCAAGAAGAATTCGAATTTCTGTCCAAGCAGAATATTTCCACCTCCTATTTTATGGATGAAGATTATCCGGCCCGGTTGAAACATTGTTTGGACGGGCCTATTATATTGTTTCAGCGCGGGAATATAGATTTAAAGGGTCAAAAGCTAATCAGTGTGGTGGGCACAAGAAATGTGACCAACTATGGTGTCTCGTTCTGTCATCGATTTATAGAGGAATTGGCGCCTTTGAACCCGGTTATCGTTAGTGGATTCGCCTACGGAGTGGATATTGCTGTTCAAAAGGCGGCCATGGACCATGGATTACAGACCATAGCTTGTATGGCGCATGGATTGGATCAAATATATCCTAAGGTACATGCCAAATATCAAACCAAAATAGAGCGAAATGGTGGGTTTATGACGGAGTTTTGGAGTACAAGCCAGCCTAATCGGGAAAATTTCCTCAAAAGAAACCGGATAATTGCAGGAATAAGTGAAGCAACCATTGTGATCGAATCTGCGGAAAAAGGGGGGAGCTTGGTAACCGCCGATCTGGCACATGGGTACCACCGGGAAGTTTTTGCCGTTCCTGGCAGGGCTACCGATAAATGGAGCAAAGGCTGTAATGACCTCATAAAATATCAAAAAGCGCATATATTGACGTCTGCAGCCGAACTGGTTTATCTTCTTGGATGGGAAATTGAAGCGGAAAAACAAGAAAAAGCGGTGCAAAAGCAGCTGTTTGTCGAGTTGGATGAAACAGAACAGTCAATCTACAACTACTTGCAAATAAACGGAAAACAACTACTGGACACCGTTGCTTTGGAATGTAATCTGCCCATTTTTAAAGTTTCCAGCACATTATTGAACATGGAAATGAAGGGCGTGATCCGACCACTGCCCGGTAAACTGTTCGAGGCGGTGTAG
- a CDS encoding acyl-CoA thioesterase, giving the protein MTPKTPSESRTVMTDLVLPSETNPLNNLFGGELLARMDRAASISARRHSRRITVTASVNHVAFNSAVPLGSVVTVEASVSRAFNTSMEIFLDVWIEDRFTGERTKANEAIYTFVAVDDTGKPTEVPPLEPETELEKQRFAAALRRKQLSLVLAGKMKPADATELKALFTTS; this is encoded by the coding sequence ATGACGCCTAAGACTCCTAGTGAATCACGTACGGTAATGACCGATTTGGTATTACCCAGCGAAACCAACCCGTTGAACAACCTTTTTGGCGGTGAACTATTGGCCCGTATGGATCGTGCTGCCAGTATTTCTGCCCGTAGACATAGCAGACGTATCACCGTAACTGCCTCCGTGAACCATGTTGCATTTAACAGCGCAGTTCCTTTGGGCAGTGTGGTGACCGTAGAGGCTTCTGTTTCCCGCGCTTTTAATACCTCCATGGAAATTTTCTTGGATGTTTGGATAGAAGATCGCTTTACGGGAGAGCGTACCAAGGCAAATGAGGCCATTTACACCTTTGTTGCGGTGGATGACACCGGCAAACCAACGGAAGTCCCACCGTTGGAGCCGGAAACCGAGCTGGAAAAGCAACGTTTTGCCGCTGCGTTACGACGTAAACAGCTCAGCTTGGTACTTGCCGGTAAAATGAAACCTGCCGATGCTACCGAACTAAAAGCATTGTTTACTACTTCCTAA
- a CDS encoding tetratricopeptide repeat protein yields MKNVLLLWVFLTASILMHCDTYAQEEQESAEVYLDEYTDEFQENFFEALKQKGIQNYDRAVDLFLKCKQLEPDNSVVDYELAKAYLLDKKYIQAQDYAVAALLSKPEDYWYLDNLLTILDKQGSPIEGIKQRIPYQNEKLRQNMAVSLFRMKKYEEASNVLGTMENSGLKTELTRKINDSLEKGGQMQEVRTVEQRNNSNDPVLQLQATMEQLISASNFKKLLSESQEALDTYPLQPYFYYAYGTALNNTGNASKGVEVLLSGLDYLLDDNQLQNKIYKQLSAGYAKIGDTQKANEYLNKINSGL; encoded by the coding sequence ATGAAAAATGTATTACTTCTTTGGGTGTTTTTAACAGCATCAATCTTGATGCATTGTGATACCTATGCCCAAGAAGAACAGGAAAGCGCCGAGGTCTACCTCGACGAATATACCGATGAGTTTCAAGAAAACTTTTTTGAGGCCTTAAAACAAAAAGGTATCCAAAACTACGATAGAGCAGTTGATCTGTTTTTAAAATGTAAGCAATTGGAGCCCGATAACAGTGTTGTGGACTACGAACTGGCCAAAGCCTATCTTTTGGACAAAAAGTACATACAGGCTCAAGATTATGCTGTTGCAGCGCTTCTTTCAAAACCAGAAGATTATTGGTATTTGGACAATCTATTGACCATTCTCGACAAACAGGGAAGCCCAATAGAAGGGATTAAGCAACGCATACCTTATCAAAATGAAAAGTTACGGCAAAACATGGCGGTTTCGCTCTTTAGGATGAAAAAGTATGAGGAAGCTTCTAACGTGTTGGGTACAATGGAGAATTCGGGTTTAAAAACAGAGCTGACTCGAAAAATAAACGATTCTTTGGAAAAAGGAGGTCAGATGCAAGAAGTTCGGACAGTAGAACAAAGAAATAATAGCAATGATCCGGTACTGCAATTGCAAGCAACAATGGAACAATTGATCTCAGCGTCCAATTTTAAGAAGCTGTTGAGCGAATCGCAAGAGGCTCTGGACACTTATCCCTTACAGCCCTATTTCTATTATGCTTATGGCACAGCACTAAATAACACGGGAAATGCAAGCAAGGGTGTTGAAGTGTTGTTAAGCGGACTGGACTATCTGTTGGATGACAACCAGCTTCAAAATAAAATATACAAGCAGCTATCCGCAGGATATGCCAAAATTGGTGACACACAGAAAGCCAATGAGTATTTGAACAAAATCAATTCGGGATTATAA
- a CDS encoding lipopolysaccharide biosynthesis protein, which translates to MNPLKKLFKQTFIYGLATVLPRVLSFILVPLYTSVMDPETYGEISVIFSWFAIFNVVLAYGMETAFFRFFNKYPDKGNVISTSLISLLLSSLIFFGAAFLFKGTFAAFIDVQESLIIYIILILVLDALAIVPFAWIRANERPLRYSIVKVTSVAINLLLNIFFLTLLPGLAENGQSFWAALYKPDFQIEYVFIANVISSGAAFLWVSGIYFDTKYKFDKGLWKEMLKYSMPIMVAGLAFTVNEVFDRILLDRLLPEDIAKAEIGKYSACYKLAVFMTLFGTAFRLGVEPFFFSHADSENPQKTYAQITNYFVIMGSLIFLGVMVFIDPLKKLLVRDSAFWEALDVVPIILLASFCLGIYHNLSVWYKVTDRTKFGAYISSVGAIITLAINISLIPKIGYMASALATLAAYATMMVLSYHFGKKYYPVPYNMRKIVFYFAVSLLFSILSFYVFNRNLIVGSILLFLFLGLVYKMEGDKLRSIFIKREN; encoded by the coding sequence CTTCTGTAATGGACCCGGAAACCTATGGGGAAATATCGGTGATCTTCTCATGGTTTGCCATTTTTAATGTAGTGTTGGCATATGGTATGGAAACAGCCTTTTTCCGATTCTTTAATAAATACCCGGATAAGGGAAATGTAATTTCTACATCCTTGATATCCTTGCTGTTGTCTTCCCTTATATTTTTTGGTGCAGCCTTTCTCTTCAAAGGAACCTTTGCCGCCTTTATAGATGTACAGGAATCGTTGATCATATATATTATTTTGATTCTGGTGCTAGATGCATTGGCCATAGTGCCGTTCGCTTGGATCAGGGCAAATGAACGGCCATTAAGGTATTCGATAGTAAAAGTCACCAGTGTGGCCATTAATTTATTGTTGAATATATTTTTCTTGACCCTATTGCCCGGATTAGCTGAAAATGGGCAATCATTTTGGGCAGCTCTTTATAAACCAGATTTTCAGATAGAGTATGTCTTTATTGCCAATGTAATTTCCAGTGGTGCTGCCTTTTTATGGGTGAGCGGAATTTATTTTGACACCAAATATAAATTTGATAAAGGTTTGTGGAAGGAAATGCTCAAGTACTCCATGCCCATTATGGTGGCCGGACTTGCATTTACGGTCAACGAGGTGTTCGACCGCATTCTTTTAGATCGATTATTACCAGAGGACATTGCCAAGGCAGAGATAGGGAAATATTCGGCCTGCTATAAATTGGCGGTATTCATGACGCTGTTTGGAACCGCTTTTCGGTTGGGGGTGGAACCGTTTTTTTTTAGCCACGCAGACTCGGAGAACCCTCAAAAAACCTATGCCCAGATTACCAATTACTTTGTAATTATGGGCAGTCTCATTTTTTTAGGGGTAATGGTGTTCATAGACCCTTTAAAAAAATTGTTGGTCAGGGATTCTGCTTTTTGGGAGGCTTTGGACGTGGTTCCTATCATACTTTTGGCAAGTTTCTGTTTGGGCATTTATCACAACCTTTCGGTTTGGTACAAAGTAACGGATCGCACCAAATTTGGCGCCTATATTTCTTCCGTTGGAGCAATCATCACTTTGGCCATCAATATAAGCTTGATTCCCAAAATAGGATATATGGCATCGGCCCTGGCAACTCTGGCGGCCTACGCGACCATGATGGTCCTATCGTATCACTTTGGAAAGAAATATTACCCTGTCCCCTATAACATGAGGAAAATTGTCTTTTATTTCGCTGTATCACTCTTGTTCTCAATACTATCGTTCTATGTTTTTAATAGAAATTTAATAGTGGGCAGCATACTACTTTTCTTATTTTTGGGGTTAGTATATAAGATGGAAGGAGATAAACTTAGAAGTATTTTTATAAAACGTGAAAATTAA
- a CDS encoding murein hydrolase activator EnvC family protein, whose product MKDKTSYLFYYALVIFFVSSGSFAQTSEQKVLEAKRERLQKEIKEINRLLFAERKEKGTVLDQMEALDNKISVRQELIRVTNQQSNLLNRQINVNIRSISKLREDLNALKEDYAHLIQKTYQNKSQNNRLMFLLSAENFFQAFKRLQYMQQYAKHRKKQGEDIVKKTEELTLLNQDLVSQRKQKDQLIAENRKAKDELTKEIETQKRLLTSIKQNEAKYTTAINKKQAEARKIDREIERMIKSAIASSNKSSGKSTSSPTFAMTPETKLVADNFTSNKGRLIWPVEKGVKSQGYGVYADKLYPGIKHRNNGVTITTDKGSKARAIFEGEVIAILTVPGGNKGVQIKHGNYITTYYNLSDLYVKKGDKVAAKDILGEINTNRFDGTTKLKFYLYRDSNRLNPEDWIYQL is encoded by the coding sequence ATGAAAGATAAAACTTCATATCTGTTTTATTATGCGTTAGTTATATTCTTTGTTTCATCGGGGAGTTTTGCCCAGACCAGCGAGCAAAAAGTACTGGAGGCCAAACGTGAACGACTGCAGAAAGAAATTAAGGAAATCAATAGATTGCTCTTTGCAGAACGTAAAGAAAAGGGCACCGTATTGGACCAAATGGAAGCCTTGGACAACAAGATCAGCGTTCGCCAAGAACTTATTCGAGTAACCAACCAACAGTCGAACTTGCTAAATAGGCAGATAAATGTAAACATCAGAAGCATAAGCAAATTAAGAGAAGACTTAAATGCCCTAAAAGAAGATTATGCCCATTTGATCCAAAAAACCTACCAGAATAAATCACAGAACAATCGACTCATGTTTTTGCTTTCAGCTGAGAATTTCTTTCAGGCTTTTAAAAGGCTTCAGTATATGCAACAATATGCCAAACATCGAAAAAAACAAGGGGAAGATATTGTAAAGAAAACCGAAGAGCTTACCCTTTTAAACCAGGATTTGGTAAGTCAGCGCAAGCAAAAAGACCAACTCATTGCGGAGAATAGAAAGGCAAAAGATGAACTGACCAAAGAAATTGAGACCCAAAAGAGACTTTTAACGAGCATAAAACAAAACGAAGCAAAATATACTACAGCAATAAACAAGAAGCAGGCAGAGGCCCGTAAAATTGATCGAGAGATAGAACGAATGATCAAAAGTGCGATCGCCAGCTCTAATAAAAGCTCCGGTAAATCGACCAGCAGTCCAACTTTTGCCATGACCCCGGAAACAAAATTGGTTGCGGACAACTTTACCTCCAATAAAGGAAGGCTCATTTGGCCGGTGGAAAAAGGAGTTAAAAGCCAAGGGTACGGGGTTTATGCCGATAAATTGTATCCTGGAATCAAGCACAGGAACAATGGGGTTACCATTACTACGGACAAGGGCAGCAAGGCAAGGGCTATTTTTGAGGGAGAGGTAATAGCCATACTTACCGTTCCAGGAGGGAACAAGGGTGTTCAAATAAAACACGGAAACTATATCACCACCTATTATAACCTATCCGATCTTTATGTAAAAAAAGGGGATAAAGTAGCTGCCAAGGATATTCTGGGCGAAATAAATACCAATCGGTTTGATGGCACAACAAAATTGAAGTTCTATCTGTATAGGGATTCCAACCGATTGAACCCTGAAGATTGGATATATCAACTCTAA
- a CDS encoding DUF4292 domain-containing protein: MNLHKNIIRFTAIPMLLFVLGACKGTKSITGGEVNSRLTAKNIINAHYANQSNFKTLRGRVKIDYANGDDSQGVNVSLRMEKDKVIWMSAPLGVVKAHITPKKVSFYNKLQNEYFDGDFSYLSELLGTQLDFEKVQNLLLGNAVLDLRKEKFNSEVYNGNYQLKPKKAQELFKILFQLEPKNFKIASQEISQPENSRQLMAKYTYQDISGNVLPNEVKIVAEEAGELTTIDLSFRNLELNKPMSFPYKIPKGYDKITLK; the protein is encoded by the coding sequence ATGAACCTACATAAAAATATAATAAGATTCACCGCAATACCAATGTTGTTGTTCGTATTGGGCGCTTGTAAGGGCACTAAATCCATTACTGGTGGGGAGGTCAATTCGCGCCTTACTGCAAAGAACATTATAAACGCCCATTACGCCAATCAATCCAATTTTAAGACATTGAGGGGAAGGGTAAAGATAGATTACGCCAACGGAGACGATTCGCAAGGAGTTAATGTGAGCCTAAGAATGGAAAAGGACAAGGTTATTTGGATGAGTGCTCCCTTAGGAGTGGTCAAGGCGCACATTACCCCAAAGAAGGTTTCCTTCTACAACAAGTTACAAAACGAATATTTCGATGGTGATTTTAGTTATTTGAGCGAACTTTTGGGCACCCAATTGGATTTTGAAAAAGTACAGAACCTACTCCTCGGCAATGCTGTGTTGGACCTGCGAAAGGAAAAATTCAATAGCGAAGTGTACAATGGGAATTACCAATTAAAACCGAAAAAGGCCCAAGAGCTTTTCAAAATACTGTTTCAGTTGGAACCCAAAAACTTTAAGATAGCGTCTCAAGAAATATCCCAGCCGGAAAATTCCAGACAACTAATGGCTAAATATACCTATCAGGATATTTCAGGAAATGTGCTGCCGAACGAAGTTAAGATTGTCGCCGAAGAAGCAGGTGAGCTGACCACTATTGACCTAAGTTTTAGAAACCTGGAATTGAACAAACCCATGAGTTTTCCCTATAAGATACCCAAAGGATATGATAAAATTACATTAAAGTAG
- a CDS encoding SPOR domain-containing protein yields MRIDSYLEKLLFEYNCVVVPGFGAFLAHGKSAEIDLTTNTLVPPSKVISFNAQLTKNDGLLVSHISKEKNIGYEEMLKEVENISLDWNNKLSKGESIELFGIGKLWHNNEHRIQFQPEEKINFLTSSFGLSAFAATPIKREVIKEEVEELEERIPFIITPEKREQTSFRPWLKYAAVILLAVSMGVTSYRTYDDLQQKEVAAQQDAQQEVSRLIQEATFFESSPLELPAINLSVTKKKRGHHHIIAGAFREQQNAEKRVDQLKEKGYNAFYLGVNKYGLHQVAYDSFEDPQKALLFLRKVKVEDSRDAWMLSEK; encoded by the coding sequence ATGCGGATAGACTCATACCTAGAAAAATTATTGTTCGAGTACAACTGTGTGGTTGTTCCCGGTTTTGGGGCGTTTTTAGCTCACGGAAAATCCGCAGAAATCGATTTGACCACCAACACATTGGTACCACCGAGCAAGGTAATTTCCTTTAATGCCCAACTTACCAAAAACGATGGGCTATTGGTATCCCACATATCCAAAGAAAAGAATATCGGGTACGAGGAAATGCTAAAGGAAGTGGAAAATATCTCACTGGATTGGAACAATAAATTATCCAAAGGTGAGAGCATTGAGCTTTTTGGTATAGGCAAACTATGGCACAACAACGAGCATAGAATCCAATTTCAGCCAGAGGAAAAAATCAACTTTTTGACGTCTTCCTTTGGATTGTCCGCTTTTGCCGCTACGCCGATTAAGCGTGAGGTGATCAAGGAGGAGGTTGAAGAACTGGAAGAGCGCATCCCATTTATAATTACCCCTGAGAAAAGGGAACAGACCTCGTTCAGGCCTTGGTTAAAATATGCCGCGGTTATTCTATTGGCCGTTTCCATGGGTGTAACATCGTACCGAACTTATGATGATTTACAGCAAAAAGAGGTTGCGGCCCAGCAAGATGCACAACAAGAAGTTTCCCGTTTGATCCAAGAAGCTACTTTTTTTGAGAGTTCTCCTTTGGAACTGCCCGCCATCAACCTTAGCGTGACCAAAAAGAAAAGGGGACACCACCATATTATCGCGGGAGCTTTCCGGGAGCAACAGAATGCTGAAAAAAGGGTAGATCAACTTAAGGAAAAAGGATACAATGCCTTTTATCTTGGGGTGAACAAATATGGCCTGCACCAAGTGGCTTACGATAGCTTTGAAGACCCTCAAAAAGCACTGCTGTTCCTACGAAAGGTCAAAGTTGAGGATTCCAGGGATGCTTGGATGCTTTCCGAAAAATAA
- a CDS encoding sugar phosphate nucleotidyltransferase: protein MKIIVPMAGRGSRLRPHTLTVPKPLIPVAGKPIVHRLVTDIAKVLGEPIDEVAFILGDPAFFGDDVVESLMELASEMGAKGSIYRQDQPLGTGHAIMSAKDSLSGPAVIAYADTLIRADFDLDKSADSVIWVKQVEHPEAYGVVQLNDQNEIVELVEKPAEFVSDLAVIGIYYFKDVEVLKNELQHVLDNDITHGGEYQINDGIKRMMEKGMKFVPGKVDEWMDCGNKNVTVETNQRMLGFLEQEGENMVAETVQQENANIIEPCFIGENVVLKNTTVGPYVSVGANTVLENSTIKNSLIQSNSKISNANLDNAMIGNHVVYNGNFETISIGDYSVLE, encoded by the coding sequence ATGAAGATAATCGTTCCAATGGCGGGAAGAGGTTCCCGATTAAGACCACATACATTAACAGTTCCGAAACCATTGATACCTGTTGCGGGAAAACCGATAGTACACCGACTGGTTACCGATATCGCCAAAGTGTTGGGTGAACCAATTGATGAGGTTGCCTTTATTCTGGGCGATCCCGCCTTTTTTGGCGATGATGTTGTAGAGAGCTTAATGGAATTGGCCAGCGAAATGGGAGCCAAAGGATCAATATATAGACAAGATCAGCCACTTGGAACCGGACATGCCATAATGAGCGCAAAAGACTCCCTTAGTGGACCAGCGGTAATAGCTTATGCCGATACATTGATCCGTGCAGATTTTGATTTGGACAAATCTGCGGACAGCGTAATATGGGTAAAACAAGTAGAACATCCCGAAGCTTATGGAGTAGTACAATTAAATGATCAAAATGAAATTGTTGAGTTGGTCGAAAAACCAGCAGAATTTGTTTCCGATCTAGCGGTAATCGGAATTTACTATTTCAAGGATGTGGAAGTTCTCAAAAACGAGCTACAACATGTGTTGGATAACGATATTACGCATGGGGGCGAATACCAAATCAACGACGGCATAAAACGAATGATGGAAAAGGGCATGAAATTTGTTCCCGGAAAGGTGGACGAGTGGATGGACTGTGGCAATAAAAATGTAACCGTGGAAACCAATCAGCGCATGTTGGGCTTTTTGGAGCAGGAAGGGGAGAATATGGTGGCCGAAACGGTACAACAAGAAAATGCAAACATTATAGAACCATGCTTTATCGGTGAGAATGTTGTGCTAAAAAATACAACTGTTGGCCCATATGTATCCGTAGGGGCAAACACGGTTTTGGAAAATTCTACCATAAAAAACAGCCTTATCCAGAGCAACAGTAAAATTAGCAACGCAAACCTGGATAATGCCATGATCGGCAATCACGTGGTGTATAATGGTAATTTTGAGACCATTAGTATTGGAGATTATTCCGTTTTGGAATAA
- a CDS encoding aldo/keto reductase produces MKKLSDLQGSFELHNGVQMPYLGLGVYLSKDGEEVINAVKEALNHGYRHIDTAAIYENEEGVGEGIRQSNVPREDVFLVSKVWNTDQGYEATLKAFEASLNRLGTDYLDLYLIHWPKGDLSKDTWRALERLYREKRVRAIGVSNFLKHHLEDLLDTAEIVPMVNQMEFHPYLVQQELMDFCSSHQIQYEAWSPLMQGNIFDLDIMKDMAAKYNKTIAQIVLRWDLQKGVVTIPKSSKKERIKTNSELFDFTLSDEDVKLLDSLDKGKRFGPDPDNFDF; encoded by the coding sequence ATGAAGAAATTATCAGACTTGCAAGGCTCCTTTGAACTCCACAATGGGGTCCAGATGCCCTATTTAGGGCTTGGTGTTTACCTTTCCAAAGATGGAGAAGAGGTGATCAATGCGGTAAAAGAAGCTTTGAACCACGGTTATCGTCATATAGATACCGCTGCCATTTACGAAAATGAGGAAGGGGTAGGCGAAGGAATAAGGCAAAGCAATGTACCTCGGGAAGATGTGTTCTTGGTAAGTAAAGTTTGGAATACCGATCAAGGATACGAAGCTACATTGAAGGCATTCGAAGCCAGTTTAAATCGTTTGGGAACCGATTATCTGGACCTGTACCTCATCCATTGGCCCAAAGGGGACCTGTCCAAAGACACCTGGCGAGCACTTGAAAGACTGTATAGGGAAAAACGGGTGCGCGCCATCGGAGTTAGCAACTTTTTAAAGCACCATTTAGAAGATCTTTTGGATACCGCCGAGATTGTGCCCATGGTCAATCAAATGGAGTTTCATCCCTACTTGGTGCAGCAAGAGTTGATGGATTTTTGCAGCTCGCACCAAATCCAATATGAAGCGTGGTCCCCTTTAATGCAAGGGAACATCTTTGATTTGGACATTATGAAGGACATGGCAGCTAAATACAACAAAACAATTGCCCAGATCGTGCTGCGATGGGATCTGCAAAAAGGAGTGGTCACCATTCCTAAATCATCCAAAAAAGAACGGATCAAAACCAATTCGGAGCTGTTCGATTTTACACTTTCGGATGAAGACGTAAAGCTCCTCGATAGTTTGGACAAAGGCAAACGATTTGGCCCCGATCCGGACAACTTTGATTTTTAA